The proteins below come from a single Cystobacter ferrugineus genomic window:
- the kdsA gene encoding 3-deoxy-8-phosphooctulonate synthase yields the protein MSTIQLCGHTVGEGHKLFVIAGPDSIESEDMALRHARMLKEMTSRLGVPYAFKCSYDKANRTSGKSFRGPGLKEGLRILARVKREVGVPILTDVHETSHVGPAAEVVDIIQIPAFLCRQTDLVEAVARTGKGVNLKKGQFVAPKDIVHSARKAVEAGNPNVLVTERGATFGYNNLVVDMRGFAQMREAGLVVCFDATHSVQLPSSGDGQTGGERKFVSLLARSAAAAGIDALFTEVHEDPDRALCDGPCSLSPQMFEDVIRQVLAIRRALGHEPS from the coding sequence GTGAGCACCATCCAACTGTGTGGCCACACCGTGGGTGAGGGCCACAAGCTCTTCGTCATCGCGGGCCCGGACAGCATCGAGTCCGAGGACATGGCGCTGCGCCACGCGCGGATGCTCAAGGAGATGACGTCCCGGCTGGGCGTGCCCTACGCCTTCAAGTGCTCCTACGACAAGGCCAACCGCACGAGCGGCAAGTCCTTCCGGGGCCCGGGCCTGAAGGAGGGCCTGCGCATCCTCGCGCGCGTCAAGCGCGAGGTGGGCGTGCCCATCCTCACCGACGTCCACGAGACGAGCCACGTGGGCCCCGCCGCCGAGGTGGTGGACATCATCCAGATTCCCGCCTTCCTCTGCCGCCAGACGGACCTGGTGGAGGCCGTGGCGCGCACCGGCAAGGGCGTCAACCTCAAGAAGGGCCAGTTCGTCGCCCCCAAGGACATCGTCCACTCGGCGCGCAAGGCCGTGGAGGCGGGCAACCCCAACGTGCTCGTCACCGAGCGCGGCGCCACCTTCGGCTACAACAACCTGGTGGTGGACATGCGCGGCTTCGCCCAGATGCGCGAGGCGGGGCTCGTCGTGTGCTTCGACGCCACCCACTCCGTGCAACTGCCCTCCTCCGGGGATGGGCAGACGGGCGGGGAGCGCAAGTTCGTCTCCCTCCTCGCGCGCTCGGCCGCCGCCGCCGGGATAGACGCGCTTTTCACGGAAGTACATGAAGACCCGGACCGTGCCCTGTGCGACGGTCCGTGCTCGCTCTCCCCTCAAATGTTCGAGGACGTGATACGTCAGGTGCTCGCCATCCGACGTGCGCTGGGGCACGAGCCGTCATGA
- a CDS encoding KdsC family phosphatase, with translation MTELPPKPNRDELTERAARVRLLVFDVDGVLTDGGLYYGDSGEVMKRFDVKDGHGLVMARLAGLRTAILTARSSSIVEVRGRELGIAAIFQGRKDKSAGLDELLSQLGEAPEACAYMGDDLNDLGPLSRVGLSACPADAALEVRQEVHYIARNRGGHGAARELVELCLRAAGHWEATVRQMKAAEALQAVKL, from the coding sequence ATGACGGAGCTGCCGCCAAAGCCCAACCGGGACGAGTTGACGGAGCGCGCCGCGCGGGTGCGCCTGCTCGTTTTCGACGTGGATGGGGTCCTCACGGACGGCGGCCTGTATTACGGCGACAGCGGCGAGGTGATGAAGCGCTTCGACGTGAAGGACGGCCACGGCCTGGTGATGGCCCGGCTGGCCGGCCTGCGCACCGCCATCCTCACCGCGCGCTCCTCCTCCATCGTGGAGGTGCGGGGCCGCGAGCTGGGCATCGCCGCCATCTTCCAGGGGCGCAAGGACAAGTCAGCGGGCCTGGACGAGCTGCTCTCCCAGCTCGGGGAGGCCCCCGAGGCCTGCGCCTATATGGGGGATGACCTCAACGACCTGGGTCCCTTGAGCCGGGTGGGCCTGTCGGCTTGTCCGGCCGACGCGGCACTCGAAGTTCGGCAGGAAGTGCATTACATCGCACGCAACCGGGGAGGTCACGGGGCAGCGCGCGAACTGGTGGAACTGTGCTTGCGGGCGGCGGGGCATTGGGAAGCCACCGTCCGACAGATGAAAGCCGCCGAGGCCCTACAGGCTGTCAAGTTGTGA
- a CDS encoding response regulator, whose amino-acid sequence MKQGRDEESSMTDQLYTTHDISRLLQVDPSTVSKWIDRGILMAFRTPGGHRRVRSADLRTFLITHQMPVPEELGSSTVRLLVVDDERQVLDAIKRAFKPYANQVELQTTTSGVEALLLVSEQKPHGMLIDLNMPDIDGIEVCRRIRARKQMEGVRLITMTSAHSPEVVEQSKQAGAVACLPKPLDVQQVLDLFRVPLALGGTTPAAVKR is encoded by the coding sequence ATGAAGCAGGGCAGAGATGAGGAAAGTTCGATGACGGATCAGCTCTACACGACCCACGACATCAGCCGGTTGCTCCAGGTGGACCCGTCCACGGTGAGCAAGTGGATCGACCGCGGCATCCTCATGGCGTTCCGGACGCCAGGCGGCCACCGGCGGGTGCGCTCGGCGGACCTGCGCACGTTCCTCATCACGCACCAGATGCCGGTGCCCGAGGAGTTGGGCAGCAGCACCGTGCGCCTGCTGGTGGTGGACGACGAGCGTCAGGTGCTCGACGCCATCAAGCGCGCGTTCAAGCCCTACGCCAACCAGGTGGAGCTGCAGACGACCACCAGCGGCGTCGAGGCGCTGCTGCTGGTGTCCGAGCAGAAGCCCCACGGCATGCTCATCGACCTGAACATGCCGGACATCGACGGTATCGAGGTGTGCCGCCGCATCCGCGCCCGCAAGCAGATGGAGGGCGTGCGGCTCATCACCATGACGTCCGCCCACTCGCCCGAGGTGGTGGAGCAGTCCAAGCAGGCGGGCGCCGTGGCGTGCCTGCCCAAGCCGCTGGACGTGCAGCAGGTGCTCGACCTGTTCCGCGTGCCGCTGGCGCTCGGGGGCACCACCCCCGCCGCCGTCAAGCGCTAG
- a CDS encoding Hsp20/alpha crystallin family protein, with protein sequence MQSRWNPFEMSNGAVALGPLVLREFDQFFRDLPVRPSGSREFAPAADIYETAEGITLQVDLPGHDARSIEVKVENDTLTLKSERKRPESPKDEGTRRLERNFGVFTRSFVLPRTVDPSRVEARYENGVLTLSLPRREETKPRVIEVKVNG encoded by the coding sequence ATGCAAAGCCGTTGGAACCCGTTCGAGATGAGCAATGGTGCCGTGGCGCTGGGCCCCCTGGTCCTGAGGGAGTTCGACCAGTTCTTCCGCGACCTGCCCGTGCGTCCGTCCGGCTCGCGTGAGTTCGCCCCCGCGGCGGACATCTACGAGACCGCCGAGGGCATCACCCTGCAGGTGGACCTGCCGGGCCATGACGCCAGGTCCATCGAGGTGAAGGTCGAGAACGACACGCTCACCCTCAAGTCCGAGCGCAAGCGTCCGGAGTCGCCGAAGGACGAGGGCACCCGGCGTCTGGAGCGCAACTTCGGCGTGTTCACCCGCTCCTTCGTGCTGCCGCGCACGGTGGATCCGTCCCGGGTGGAGGCGCGCTACGAGAATGGCGTGCTGACGCTGTCGCTGCCCCGGCGTGAGGAGACCAAGCCGCGCGTCATCGAAGTGAAGGTGAATGGCTGA
- a CDS encoding CPXCG motif-containing cysteine-rich protein — MQPFADDSLQLCPYCGEQVEVAADALGVASETYVEDCPVCCRPWVVRVSREDDEVFVSLGREDD, encoded by the coding sequence ATGCAGCCCTTCGCTGACGACTCGTTGCAGCTCTGCCCCTACTGCGGGGAGCAGGTGGAGGTGGCCGCCGATGCACTGGGCGTCGCCTCGGAGACATACGTGGAAGACTGCCCGGTGTGCTGCCGGCCGTGGGTCGTGCGCGTCTCGCGTGAGGACGACGAGGTCTTCGTTTCCCTCGGGCGCGAGGACGATTGA
- a CDS encoding DUF309 domain-containing protein, which yields MTLFNAGAFHAAHEAWEEAWRHEHGPRRLLLQGLILAAAGWLKRDAGNTRGSWTLFSRALERMEPLAPLCEGVDVDRLRRDITRWRAGEGTDRPLLVWPLDASGGER from the coding sequence ATGACACTCTTCAACGCGGGCGCCTTCCACGCGGCCCATGAGGCGTGGGAGGAGGCGTGGCGGCACGAGCACGGCCCACGCCGGCTGTTGCTTCAGGGTCTCATCCTCGCCGCGGCGGGCTGGCTCAAGCGTGACGCGGGCAACACCCGGGGCTCGTGGACACTCTTCTCGCGCGCCCTCGAGCGGATGGAGCCCCTGGCCCCGCTGTGCGAGGGCGTGGACGTGGACCGGTTGAGGCGGGACATCACCCGGTGGCGAGCGGGCGAGGGGACGGACAGGCCCCTGCTCGTCTGGCCGCTGGACGCCTCGGGAGGAGAGCGCTGA
- a CDS encoding general secretion pathway protein GspE encodes MAAPRNRIGEILVKARVLDEMQLRSALAQHDQWGGRLSRIISDMGIAAEDTLTQAIADGLGMQRVQLGTARDPGALARLDVNLAEQKGIFPVALRDNGKTLVLAMADPSDLATIDQVAALSRTRVIPMVAGDQEIQNAIQRHYRNQEPIVSPTARTAPTGRTGASGDEDEFKIVDMAGKTVRKSIADIAPNIARENAARQNSAPMPPRPSIGSSAADLLDEILNASPAETFSAEEMQRLQAVQVNQEKSSKILRALLELLLEKGHIQQRELAARMRAP; translated from the coding sequence ATGGCCGCACCTCGCAACCGGATTGGAGAAATCCTCGTCAAGGCCCGTGTCCTCGACGAGATGCAGCTGCGCAGCGCGCTCGCCCAGCATGATCAATGGGGCGGACGCCTCTCGCGCATCATCAGCGACATGGGGATCGCCGCGGAGGACACCCTCACCCAGGCGATCGCCGACGGCCTCGGCATGCAGCGCGTCCAGCTCGGCACCGCCAGGGATCCCGGCGCGCTCGCCAGGCTGGACGTCAACCTGGCCGAGCAGAAGGGCATCTTCCCCGTGGCCCTGCGCGACAACGGCAAGACGCTCGTGCTGGCCATGGCGGACCCCTCGGACCTGGCGACGATCGATCAGGTGGCCGCGCTCAGCCGCACCCGCGTCATCCCCATGGTGGCGGGCGACCAGGAAATCCAGAACGCCATCCAGCGGCACTACCGCAACCAGGAGCCCATCGTCTCCCCCACCGCCCGCACCGCGCCCACCGGGCGAACGGGCGCGTCCGGGGACGAGGACGAGTTCAAGATCGTCGACATGGCGGGCAAGACGGTGAGGAAGTCCATCGCCGACATCGCGCCGAACATCGCGCGCGAGAACGCGGCCCGGCAGAACTCCGCCCCCATGCCCCCGCGTCCGAGCATCGGCTCGAGTGCGGCGGATCTGCTCGATGAAATCCTCAACGCCTCTCCCGCCGAGACGTTCTCCGCCGAGGAGATGCAGCGGTTGCAGGCCGTGCAGGTGAACCAGGAGAAGAGCTCGAAGATCTTGCGCGCCCTGCTCGAGCTGCTGCTGGAGAAGGGACACATCCAGCAGCGGGAGCTGGCGGCACGCATGCGCGCCCCCTGA
- the serB gene encoding phosphoserine phosphatase SerB — MTSTSASHESLLLTLTGKDHPGIVSRLTGLLAEAGAVLLDIEQVVVQGQLTLCLLVRLPEEGGVLQELHSAAQALGVSLESRAVGESGEQSAASPSRHVATMVGRSLGARELHAVTACLARHEANIERIHRQSDVEPGSFEIHLALPANKEPEELKRSLLELAMATSAFDVALQRESLYRRAKRLVVMDMDSTLIRIEVIDELARAHGVGDQVSRITERAMHGEMDYDESLRQRVALLEGLDARVLHDLAARLPLTEGAETLIRVLKRLGYRTAIISGGFSVAAEALKARLGIDYAHSNLLEEADGKLTGRTLGAIVNARRKAELLEKIAREEGILLDQVIAVGDGANDLLMLERAGLGIAFRAKPKLRQAADTSISAGGLDTILYFLGLSAREVREVGE; from the coding sequence ATGACTTCCACCTCCGCTTCGCACGAGTCCCTTCTCCTCACCCTCACCGGCAAGGACCATCCCGGTATCGTCTCCCGGCTGACGGGCCTGCTCGCCGAGGCGGGCGCGGTGCTGCTCGACATCGAGCAGGTGGTGGTGCAGGGCCAGCTCACCCTCTGCCTGCTCGTGCGTCTGCCCGAGGAAGGGGGCGTGCTTCAGGAACTGCACTCCGCGGCTCAGGCGTTGGGCGTGTCCCTGGAATCCCGAGCGGTGGGCGAGTCAGGAGAGCAGAGCGCCGCGTCCCCCAGCCGTCATGTCGCCACCATGGTGGGCCGCTCCCTCGGCGCGCGCGAGCTGCACGCGGTGACCGCGTGCCTGGCCCGGCACGAGGCCAATATCGAGCGCATCCACCGACAGTCCGACGTGGAGCCCGGCTCGTTCGAGATTCACCTCGCCCTGCCGGCGAACAAGGAGCCGGAGGAACTCAAGCGCTCGTTGCTGGAGCTGGCCATGGCCACGAGCGCCTTCGACGTGGCGCTGCAGCGTGAGAGCCTCTACCGGCGCGCCAAGCGCCTGGTGGTGATGGACATGGACTCCACGCTCATCCGCATCGAGGTCATCGACGAGCTGGCGCGAGCCCATGGCGTGGGCGATCAGGTGTCGCGCATCACCGAGCGCGCCATGCACGGCGAGATGGACTACGACGAGTCGTTGCGTCAGCGCGTGGCGCTGCTCGAGGGGCTGGACGCGCGGGTGCTGCATGATCTCGCCGCCCGTCTTCCCCTCACGGAGGGGGCGGAGACCCTCATCCGCGTGCTCAAGCGGTTGGGCTACCGCACCGCCATCATCAGCGGAGGCTTCTCCGTGGCGGCCGAGGCGCTCAAGGCCCGCCTGGGCATCGACTACGCCCACTCCAACCTGTTGGAGGAGGCGGACGGCAAGCTCACCGGCCGCACCCTGGGCGCCATCGTCAACGCACGCCGCAAGGCGGAGCTGCTGGAGAAGATCGCCCGGGAGGAGGGCATCCTGCTCGACCAGGTCATCGCCGTGGGCGATGGCGCCAATGACTTGTTGATGCTGGAGCGCGCGGGGTTGGGCATCGCCTTCCGCGCCAAGCCCAAGCTGCGCCAGGCGGCCGATACCTCCATCTCCGCGGGCGGCCTGGACACCATCCTCTACTTCCTGGGGCTCTCGGCCCGCGAGGTGCGGGAAGTGGGGGAGTAG
- a CDS encoding serine/threonine-protein kinase, whose translation MPTPVIHRDTICGEALFILQSLRENGRLGRSNKLADVKAALEPSVSLEFDSYYLFLRKYHYIALDPREAQLRLTDMGERVVDTGMQDQFIAEVGEFFAEQLGLESLTTEDTVAQAHALKPPPPPEDESEAAPSEARPSAEPPALPRARPAQVSTVSSSPAVEPPVPAAPPASTPASKAVEVLDQRYQKQEALGSGPLGTTSKGRFNALGLDVCIKELKDIFGYFSFLQRGEVLKRLKRELCAQAQVRHPGIVQVLDQNVEAARPYYVLELLQGNLKSMLEEGGGKGVPVPFALRCFLQLAYALRAAHAVGLSHHNLKPENVLFDIHGNAKLSDFGLSRVVEQDASKGLPQVFVGASGMVYLAPELLQPQRAKDAGPASDVYGLGILLYEMLTGQIPGRRSPLPSEVNPEAPSGLDALFDKMTQDRVDQRYPDLDAMLEDFYKSFPEAQFLAKGDLILSSEPR comes from the coding sequence ATGCCCACGCCCGTCATCCACCGCGACACCATCTGCGGCGAGGCGCTGTTCATCCTCCAGAGCCTGAGGGAGAACGGCCGTCTGGGACGCTCGAACAAGCTGGCCGATGTGAAGGCCGCGCTCGAGCCGTCCGTCTCGCTGGAGTTCGACAGCTACTACCTCTTCCTGCGCAAGTACCACTACATCGCCCTGGATCCCCGCGAGGCGCAGCTGCGCCTGACCGACATGGGCGAGCGCGTGGTGGACACCGGGATGCAGGACCAGTTCATCGCCGAGGTGGGCGAGTTCTTCGCCGAGCAACTGGGGCTGGAGTCGCTCACCACCGAGGACACGGTCGCTCAGGCCCACGCGCTCAAGCCTCCACCTCCGCCGGAGGACGAGTCGGAGGCCGCTCCCTCCGAGGCGCGGCCGTCCGCGGAGCCGCCCGCCCTGCCTCGCGCGCGTCCCGCCCAGGTCTCTACTGTGAGTTCGTCCCCCGCCGTGGAGCCGCCGGTTCCGGCCGCGCCCCCCGCCTCGACGCCCGCCTCCAAGGCCGTGGAGGTGCTGGATCAGCGCTACCAGAAGCAGGAGGCCCTCGGCTCCGGTCCGCTGGGCACCACCAGCAAGGGCCGCTTCAACGCACTTGGGTTGGACGTCTGCATCAAGGAACTCAAGGACATCTTCGGCTACTTCTCCTTCCTGCAGCGGGGCGAGGTGCTCAAGCGGCTCAAGCGCGAGCTGTGTGCCCAGGCCCAGGTGCGCCATCCGGGCATCGTCCAGGTGTTGGATCAGAACGTGGAGGCGGCGCGCCCCTACTACGTGCTCGAGCTGCTGCAGGGCAACCTCAAGTCCATGCTGGAGGAGGGCGGGGGCAAGGGCGTGCCCGTGCCCTTCGCGCTGCGCTGCTTCCTCCAACTGGCCTACGCGCTGCGCGCCGCGCACGCCGTGGGTCTGTCCCACCACAACCTCAAGCCGGAGAACGTGCTCTTCGACATCCACGGCAACGCGAAGCTCAGCGACTTCGGGCTGAGCCGCGTGGTGGAGCAGGATGCCTCCAAGGGCCTGCCCCAGGTCTTCGTGGGCGCCAGCGGCATGGTGTACCTGGCGCCGGAGCTCCTCCAGCCGCAGCGCGCGAAGGACGCGGGTCCCGCCTCCGATGTCTACGGGCTGGGCATCCTCCTCTACGAGATGCTCACCGGGCAGATCCCCGGCCGCCGCTCGCCGCTGCCCTCCGAGGTCAATCCCGAGGCTCCCTCCGGTCTGGATGCGCTCTTCGACAAGATGACCCAGGATCGCGTGGACCAGCGCTATCCGGACCTCGACGCCATGCTGGAGGACTTCTACAAGTCCTTCCCCGAGGCGCAGTTCCTCGCCAAGGGCGATCTCATCCTCTCCTCGGAGCCGCGGTAG
- a CDS encoding TIGR02266 family protein, giving the protein MNRGSDDQREGPRVPLVLRVRFPDQARMTEVTENLSRGGIFVQTDRLFTVGESVGLALSFPGLLDPVEVVGTVAWVRPVSPEAPGGVGIRVLQAEDRQRLGEILSAPGQTRASDRTAVPAEGYRVLIVEDNPHIIEMYSYVLKKLASGELAGKVPLEVHFSPDGHHALQALRSSRFSLVMTDLYMPVMDGFALIERIRAEEALKSIPVVAISAGGPEARERAMQLGVDIYLRKPVRFQEVLETVKQLLHIP; this is encoded by the coding sequence ATGAATCGGGGATCAGACGACCAGCGTGAAGGACCCCGAGTGCCGCTCGTGTTACGCGTGCGCTTTCCGGACCAGGCCCGGATGACGGAGGTGACGGAGAACCTGTCACGAGGAGGAATCTTCGTGCAGACCGACCGTCTTTTCACCGTGGGTGAGTCCGTGGGTTTGGCACTTTCTTTCCCGGGGCTTCTGGATCCGGTAGAAGTCGTGGGAACGGTGGCGTGGGTCCGGCCCGTGTCGCCCGAAGCACCCGGGGGTGTCGGCATCCGGGTGCTCCAAGCGGAGGACCGGCAGCGATTGGGTGAAATCTTGAGTGCGCCAGGACAGACCCGCGCGTCGGACCGGACGGCCGTCCCCGCCGAGGGCTATCGCGTCCTCATCGTCGAGGACAATCCACACATCATCGAGATGTACAGCTACGTGCTCAAGAAGCTGGCGAGCGGCGAGCTGGCGGGAAAGGTGCCCCTGGAGGTGCACTTCTCTCCCGACGGGCACCACGCGCTGCAGGCGCTGCGCTCCAGCCGCTTCAGCCTGGTGATGACGGACCTGTACATGCCGGTGATGGACGGCTTCGCGCTCATCGAGCGCATCCGCGCCGAGGAGGCGCTCAAGTCCATTCCCGTGGTGGCCATCTCCGCGGGAGGCCCCGAGGCGCGCGAGCGCGCCATGCAGCTCGGGGTGGACATCTACCTGCGCAAGCCCGTGCGCTTCCAGGAAGTGTTGGAGACGGTGAAGCAGTTGCTCCACATCCCCTGA
- the nuoE gene encoding complex I 24 kDa subunit family protein codes for MAESLFTPEEQKKFDTEIAEILSHYPADRKSAAMLPALRLMQDIKGWLPPEGLKLVAQVLGVTPERAYEVASFYVMYHLKKPGKYVIDVCTNLPCALRGAEKMLAHLENKLGLKAGEANERFTLRETECLASCGTAPCLQINEDHHESLSRAKLDELIDKLS; via the coding sequence ATGGCGGAGTCCCTGTTCACCCCCGAAGAGCAGAAGAAGTTCGACACGGAGATCGCGGAGATCCTGTCGCACTATCCCGCGGACCGAAAGAGCGCAGCGATGCTTCCCGCGCTGCGGTTGATGCAAGACATCAAGGGGTGGTTGCCGCCCGAGGGTCTCAAGCTCGTCGCGCAGGTCCTCGGTGTCACGCCGGAGCGCGCCTATGAGGTCGCCAGCTTCTACGTGATGTACCACCTGAAGAAGCCCGGCAAGTACGTCATCGACGTCTGCACCAACCTGCCCTGCGCGCTCCGGGGAGCCGAGAAGATGCTCGCCCACCTGGAGAACAAGCTCGGGTTGAAGGCCGGAGAGGCGAACGAGCGCTTCACCCTGCGCGAGACGGAGTGCCTGGCCTCGTGCGGCACCGCGCCGTGCCTGCAAATCAATGAGGACCACCACGAGAGCCTCTCGAGGGCCAAGCTCGACGAGCTGATCGACAAGCTCTCCTGA
- the nuoF gene encoding NADH-quinone oxidoreductase subunit NuoF encodes MATTAFEPVISTAWGTPQSWTMDAYKKRGGYQGLAKALELTPAQIIDEVKKSNLRGRGGAGFPTGLKWSFVPKDNPKPKYLAVNGDESEPGTFKDRNILSHDPHMLLEGIAIAAYALNVHTCYVYLRGEFKFPAERLNAAIKEAYAAGIFGKSLMGKDYALDCYLVRGAGAYICGEETALLESLEGKKGWPRLKPPFPAVVGLFGCPTVVNNVETLSSVPHVFTRGAAWYAGLGTDKSGGTRLICLSGTVNRPGVYEVPLEATFNQLIFDDKYGQGLPAGRKVKAVVPGGSSAPILSPDELDIAMEFEALKVKQSMAGSGGVIVMDDTTCMVRSLWRIARFYAEESCGQCTPCREGTPWQARILRKIEEGRGEPGDVEQLSNVASSIAPYPPIGLGNTICALGDAAALPTHSFLMRFRDEFEAHIREHRCPFGDKPWGAFGDWS; translated from the coding sequence ATGGCGACAACGGCATTCGAACCCGTCATCTCGACCGCGTGGGGCACGCCCCAGTCGTGGACGATGGACGCGTACAAGAAGCGCGGGGGCTACCAGGGACTCGCCAAGGCGCTGGAGCTGACGCCCGCGCAGATCATCGACGAGGTGAAGAAGTCCAACCTGCGCGGGCGCGGCGGAGCGGGCTTTCCCACCGGGCTCAAGTGGAGCTTCGTCCCCAAGGACAACCCCAAGCCCAAGTACCTCGCGGTCAACGGCGACGAGTCCGAGCCGGGGACGTTCAAGGACCGCAACATCCTCTCGCATGATCCGCACATGCTGCTGGAGGGGATCGCCATCGCGGCCTACGCGCTCAACGTGCACACCTGCTACGTGTACCTGCGCGGCGAGTTCAAGTTCCCGGCGGAGCGGCTCAACGCGGCCATCAAGGAGGCGTACGCCGCGGGCATCTTCGGCAAGAGCCTGATGGGCAAGGACTACGCGCTGGACTGCTACCTGGTGCGCGGCGCGGGCGCCTACATCTGCGGCGAGGAGACGGCGCTCCTGGAGAGCCTGGAGGGCAAGAAGGGCTGGCCGCGGCTCAAGCCGCCCTTCCCGGCGGTGGTGGGCCTGTTCGGCTGCCCCACGGTGGTCAACAACGTGGAGACGCTCTCGAGCGTGCCGCACGTGTTCACCCGGGGCGCGGCCTGGTACGCGGGCCTGGGCACGGACAAGTCGGGCGGCACGCGCCTCATCTGCCTGTCGGGCACGGTGAACCGGCCGGGCGTGTACGAGGTGCCGCTGGAGGCGACGTTCAACCAGCTCATCTTCGACGACAAGTACGGCCAGGGCCTGCCCGCGGGGCGCAAGGTGAAGGCGGTGGTTCCGGGAGGCTCCTCGGCGCCCATCCTCAGCCCGGACGAGCTGGACATCGCCATGGAGTTCGAGGCGCTCAAGGTGAAGCAGAGCATGGCGGGCTCCGGCGGCGTCATCGTCATGGATGACACCACCTGCATGGTGCGCAGCCTGTGGCGCATCGCGCGCTTCTACGCCGAGGAGTCGTGTGGCCAGTGCACGCCGTGCCGCGAGGGCACGCCGTGGCAGGCGCGCATCCTGCGCAAGATCGAGGAGGGCCGGGGCGAGCCGGGCGACGTGGAGCAGCTGAGCAACGTGGCCTCCTCCATCGCGCCCTACCCGCCCATCGGCCTGGGCAACACCATCTGCGCGCTGGGCGATGCCGCGGCGCTGCCGACGCATTCCTTCCTCATGCGCTTCCGCGACGAGTTCGAGGCGCACATCCGCGAGCACCGCTGCCCGTTCGGCGACAAGCCCTGGGGCGCGTTCGGAGATTGGTCTTGA
- a CDS encoding NADH-quinone oxidoreductase subunit J, whose protein sequence is MSIEHVLFGVFALLTVVSAVMVIVAKSPISSAMSLVATFFFLAGIYVLLWAHTVAVLQVLVYTGAIMVLFLFVIMLLNLGEANVTGPRVTLARVAGGVAAAGLLAVLVTAIWRIPSASTFTGSQAMSQGFGTLAVIGQTIYTRWLLPFEAVSLLLLVGMVGAVVVAKSRI, encoded by the coding sequence TTGAGCATCGAGCACGTCCTCTTCGGAGTCTTCGCCCTGCTGACCGTGGTGTCGGCGGTGATGGTCATCGTCGCCAAGAGCCCCATCAGCTCCGCCATGTCGCTGGTGGCCACCTTCTTCTTCCTGGCCGGCATCTACGTGCTCCTGTGGGCGCACACCGTGGCGGTGCTGCAGGTGCTCGTCTACACGGGCGCCATCATGGTGCTCTTCCTCTTCGTCATCATGCTGCTCAACCTGGGCGAGGCGAACGTGACGGGCCCCCGGGTGACGCTGGCGCGCGTGGCCGGAGGCGTGGCGGCGGCGGGACTGCTGGCGGTGCTGGTGACGGCCATCTGGCGCATCCCGTCGGCCAGCACGTTCACGGGAAGCCAGGCGATGAGCCAGGGCTTTGGCACCCTGGCGGTCATCGGCCAGACCATCTACACCCGGTGGCTGCTGCCCTTCGAGGCCGTCAGCCTGCTGCTCCTGGTGGGCATGGTGGGCGCGGTGGTGGTGGCCAAGTCGCGGATTTGA
- the nuoK gene encoding NADH-quinone oxidoreductase subunit NuoK — MVHSVDIKYYLVLAAVLFCLGMFGVLVRRNALVVFMCVELMLNAANLTFLAFARQNGDATGHVSAFFVIAVAAAEASIGLAIVIAVFRSRGTVNIEEIRTMKH, encoded by the coding sequence ATGGTCCACTCCGTCGACATCAAGTACTACCTCGTCCTCGCCGCCGTCCTGTTCTGCCTGGGCATGTTCGGCGTGCTGGTGCGCCGCAACGCCCTGGTGGTGTTCATGTGCGTGGAGCTGATGCTCAACGCGGCGAACCTGACGTTCCTCGCCTTCGCGCGGCAGAACGGGGACGCCACGGGCCACGTGTCCGCCTTCTTCGTGATCGCCGTCGCGGCGGCGGAGGCCTCCATCGGACTGGCCATCGTCATCGCCGTGTTCCGCAGCCGCGGCACCGTCAACATCGAAGAAATCCGGACCATGAAGCACTGA